From the Synechococcus sp. KORDI-49 genome, the window CGCAGCACCGGTCGCTGGGGAAGCTCAGTGGGCGACAAGGCGAAATTCGGACTCTCGATTCCCGACCTGCTGACAACCGTGGAACGTCTGCGGGATCACGATCTGCTCAAGGATCTGCGTCTGCTGCATTTCCACATCGGCAGTCAGATCAACGACATTGCCGTTCTCAAGGACGCCCTCCAGGAGGCCGCTCAGATCTACGTGGAGCTGCGACGGCTCGGAGCCCCCATGGGCTTCCTGGACGTCGGCGGTGGGCTGGGCATCGACTACGACGGCAGCCGAACCGCCACGGCGGCGTCGACGAACTATTCGCTGCAGAACTACGCCAACGACGTGGTGGCCACGGTGCGGGAATGCTGCGAACCCAACGGCGTGGAGGTGCCCACGTTGGTGAGTGAAAGCGGGCGGGCCATCGCCAGTCACTTCTCGCTGCTGGTGTTCGACGTGCTGGGCAGCAGCGCCCTGCCGGCCTCCATTCCCGATCCTGCTGCTGAAGAACCGCTCACCGTCCGCAACCTGAGGGAGACCCTGGCCACGATTCAGGGGCTGCCGGACACCACGGATTCACGGCTCGTCCGTCTGCAGGAAGCCTGGAATGACGCCCTGAAGTTCAAGCAGGACGCCCTCGCCGCCTTCCGGCTCGGTTACATGGGGCTTCCCGACCGTGCCACCGCCGAACAACTCACCTGGGCCTGCGCCGATGCCATCGCCAGGCAGTTACCGGAGCAGGGAGCCGTCCCCGAGGAACTCTCAGCCCTCCGCAGTGCGCTCGCCGGCACGTACTACGCCAACCTCTCCATCTTCCGTTCAGCGCCGGACACCTGGGCCATCGATCAGCTCTTCCCGGTCTTGCCGATTCAGAGGCTCGACCAGCGCCCGACCCGGCTGGCCAATCTGGCTGATCTGACCTGTGATTCCGATGGACGCCTGGATCGTTTCATCGGTGACGGCCAACCCAAGCCGCTGCTGGAACTCCACGACCTGGCGCCTGGTGAGCCTTATCTGATCGCACTCTTCCTCAGCGGCGCCTACCAGGAGGTGATGGGCAATCTGCACAACCTGTTCGGGACCACGAACGCCGTTCACATCCGGCTAAGTCCCGGGGGGAGCTATCGGGTGGATCACGTCGTGCGTGGGGACACCAACGCCGATGTCCTGGAAGCGATGGAACACGATCCACGCGCTCTGCTGGAACGACTGCGGGTGGCCGCCGAAGCCGCGA encodes:
- the speA gene encoding biosynthetic arginine decarboxylase, whose product is MADGEGWSIQNSSALYGLDRWGEPYFAINGRGHISVQPQGERGGSLDLVDLVSELRGRNLGLPLLIRFDDILEDRLERLHAAFERAISQYGYQGRYQGVFPVKCNQQRHVVEELVSCGRRWNFGLEAGSKAELLIALSLLDDPDALLICNGYKDRLYIETAILARRLGRQPVVVIEQPDEVDRIIEASGSLGAAPYIGVRAKLSSRSTGRWGSSVGDKAKFGLSIPDLLTTVERLRDHDLLKDLRLLHFHIGSQINDIAVLKDALQEAAQIYVELRRLGAPMGFLDVGGGLGIDYDGSRTATAASTNYSLQNYANDVVATVRECCEPNGVEVPTLVSESGRAIASHFSLLVFDVLGSSALPASIPDPAAEEPLTVRNLRETLATIQGLPDTTDSRLVRLQEAWNDALKFKQDALAAFRLGYMGLPDRATAEQLTWACADAIARQLPEQGAVPEELSALRSALAGTYYANLSIFRSAPDTWAIDQLFPVLPIQRLDQRPTRLANLADLTCDSDGRLDRFIGDGQPKPLLELHDLAPGEPYLIALFLSGAYQEVMGNLHNLFGTTNAVHIRLSPGGSYRVDHVVRGDTNADVLEAMEHDPRALLERLRVAAEAAISAGQLRIDESRRLLDHLESSLRQTTYLQD